A window from Paraburkholderia acidiphila encodes these proteins:
- a CDS encoding GNAT family N-acetyltransferase — MDQTDDFIVRTMSADEVAMSVEWAAAEGWNPGLHDPRCFREADPDGFFVGVWRGEAVACISAVAYDDSFGFIGLYIVKPGFRGKGFGMRTWQHAMHYLGDRNIGLDGVVAQQANYRKSGFRLAYRNIRYQGRVSGIGCAQVAAADDVPFEQVLAYDRRCFPAQRERFLSTWIAQPDAVALATIDAGRVAGYGVVRRCKTGCKIGPLFADDADVATGLFRALAARMPGEVIVLDVPETNPAAVALAERHGMTSVFETARMYTKDAPAIAIDRVFGVTSFELG, encoded by the coding sequence ACCGACGACTTCATCGTGCGCACCATGTCGGCCGACGAGGTGGCCATGTCGGTCGAATGGGCCGCTGCAGAGGGATGGAACCCAGGCCTGCACGACCCGCGCTGTTTCAGGGAAGCGGACCCGGACGGTTTCTTCGTCGGCGTCTGGCGCGGCGAGGCGGTCGCGTGTATTTCCGCCGTCGCCTATGACGACAGCTTTGGCTTCATCGGCCTCTATATCGTGAAGCCCGGGTTTCGCGGCAAGGGCTTCGGCATGCGAACCTGGCAGCACGCCATGCATTACCTGGGAGACCGCAACATCGGTCTCGACGGCGTCGTTGCCCAGCAGGCGAACTACAGGAAGTCCGGCTTCCGGCTCGCGTACCGCAACATCCGCTATCAGGGCCGCGTGAGCGGCATCGGTTGCGCGCAGGTGGCGGCGGCGGACGACGTGCCGTTCGAGCAGGTGCTCGCCTACGATCGTCGCTGTTTTCCCGCGCAGCGCGAACGTTTCCTCTCGACCTGGATCGCGCAGCCGGACGCCGTTGCGCTCGCAACCATCGACGCGGGCCGGGTCGCCGGATACGGCGTCGTGCGGCGCTGCAAGACGGGCTGCAAGATCGGCCCGCTGTTCGCCGACGATGCAGACGTCGCCACCGGCCTCTTTCGCGCGCTTGCGGCACGCATGCCTGGCGAAGTCATCGTGCTCGACGTGCCGGAGACGAATCCTGCGGCCGTCGCGCTGGCCGAGCGGCACGGCATGACGAGCGTCTTCGAAACCGCGCGGATGTACACGAAAGACGCGCCCGCGATTGCGATCGATCGAGTGTTCGGGGTGACGTCGTTCGAACTCGGCTGA
- a CDS encoding ABC transporter ATP-binding protein, with amino-acid sequence MLTLANVSKRYDGTTPRNVLRGVNLELGSGECVAIMGESGAGKSTLLNLAAGLDRPDAGHIVFDGSDLTTLDDDAATLQRRQKMGFVFQAFHVLPNLSAAQNVALPLLLNGTRAKDVPARVSVVLQAVGLGAREHALPRELSGGELQRVAIARALVHEPRLVLADEPTGNLDHDTAMRVLALLRDLAQENGAGVLLATHSAAVAGAADRVLRLTPDGLEPYVPPAGGA; translated from the coding sequence ATGCTGACGCTCGCCAATGTGTCGAAGCGCTACGACGGCACCACGCCGCGCAACGTGCTGCGCGGCGTGAATCTCGAACTGGGCTCGGGCGAGTGCGTCGCGATCATGGGCGAATCGGGCGCGGGCAAATCGACGCTGCTCAATCTCGCGGCCGGACTCGACCGGCCGGATGCGGGTCACATCGTCTTCGACGGCAGCGATCTCACCACGCTCGACGACGACGCGGCCACCCTGCAGCGCCGCCAGAAAATGGGTTTCGTGTTCCAGGCGTTCCATGTGCTGCCGAATCTCTCGGCGGCGCAGAACGTCGCGCTGCCGCTGCTCCTGAACGGCACGCGCGCGAAAGACGTGCCGGCGCGCGTGTCGGTCGTGCTGCAGGCGGTCGGGCTCGGCGCGCGCGAGCACGCGTTGCCGCGCGAGCTGTCGGGCGGCGAATTGCAACGCGTGGCGATCGCGCGTGCGCTCGTGCATGAGCCGCGTCTCGTGCTGGCCGACGAGCCCACCGGCAATCTCGATCACGACACGGCGATGCGCGTCCTCGCGCTGCTGCGCGATCTGGCGCAAGAGAACGGCGCGGGCGTGCTGCTCGCGACGCACTCGGCTGCCGTGGCGGGCGCTGCCGACCGCGTGCTGCGGCTCACGCCCGACGGGCTCGAGCCGTACGTGCCGCCGGCAGGCGGCGCGTAG
- a CDS encoding ferritin-like domain-containing protein: MTEIEKEPVVAVLNKILESELAGVVRYTHYSFLVFGFGRIPIVSWLRQQADESLLHAQQAGEWITTLGAYPSLEIGPLLDSHTFDIGSILRESLEAEQVALGLYRELLSLVADCSVALEEYARQMIQVEELHAGEVDKMLRRPGSTTTSPQHGMGLAE; encoded by the coding sequence ATGACTGAGATCGAAAAGGAGCCGGTCGTCGCCGTGCTGAACAAGATCCTCGAATCCGAGCTGGCGGGCGTGGTGCGGTACACGCACTATTCGTTCCTGGTGTTCGGCTTCGGCCGCATTCCGATCGTCTCATGGCTGAGGCAGCAGGCCGACGAATCGCTCCTGCATGCGCAGCAGGCCGGCGAATGGATCACGACGCTCGGCGCGTATCCTTCGCTCGAAATCGGTCCGCTGCTCGATTCTCACACGTTCGATATCGGCTCCATCCTGCGCGAATCGCTCGAGGCCGAACAGGTCGCGCTCGGTCTTTACCGCGAACTGCTCTCGCTCGTGGCAGATTGCTCGGTCGCGCTCGAGGAGTACGCGCGCCAGATGATCCAGGTCGAGGAGCTGCATGCGGGCGAGGTCGACAAGATGCTGCGCCGCCCCGGCTCGACCACGACCTCGCCGCAGCACGGCATGGGGCTCGCCGAATAG
- a CDS encoding FtsX-like permease family protein → MRWLGASRASRVCDAARTSRCRGARTPAGGLGAVLIGGEMRAHPLRTLIGILAIAAGVAMGYAVQLINRAALNELSATVNSLMGNADLELRGPRAGFDEALYPRIARLPEVAAASPVVEVDARVAGRDEPLKLLGVDVFRAGYVTPNLVGRVERGSRANGTTANTLDLLDPDTVFLSPAALSWLALKPGDTLTLQVGLATLALRVAGVLPASGDAVRVGVMDIGAAQWRLQRLGTLGRIDIKLKPGVDAEAFAQAIAPRLPAGVSAVTPRDNAHRTSMLSRAYRANLNVLALVALFTGAFLVFTMQALAVLRRRAQFALLRAIGVTRRGVLWLVVAEGAILGVLGAAAGLAIGFALAAAVLRYAGGDLGGGYFEGVQPRVQFDATSAAIFFALGVAAAVLGSLAPALEAARARPARALKAGDEEAPAARLRKRRVVTAALLAIAAGLVAALLPPLAGLPVFGYLSIALLLLGGVLAMPAIARAVFTVLPRSNHAVPQLVLAQLANAPGRATIGLAGIVTSFSLMTAMAIMVSSFRVAVDDWLQLLLPAPLYLRSAPGGDSAFLSPGDQAAIAATPGVVRAEFLRATQISLDARLPPVSLLARPIDARNPAARLPLTGAPLVPQPGDPPPVWISEAAADLYGMHPGQRITLPLAGQRLPFTVAGIWRDYARQFGAIVIDANDYRRLTGDIRVTDAALWLAPGVAPAQAIAHLRESVRGGQRLQFAQPGEIRAASLRIFDRSFAVTYLLEAVAVIIGLFGVGASFGSQALARTREFGMLRHIGVTRRQIALMLAMEGALVALLGVLAGLTLGLGLAMVLVHVVNPQSFHWTMSVHMPWGLLAALALAVVVAAALTALLSSRAAMSVDAVRAVRDDW, encoded by the coding sequence ATGCGCTGGCTCGGGGCCTCGCGTGCGTCGCGCGTGTGCGATGCCGCGCGCACATCGCGTTGCCGGGGCGCTCGCACGCCCGCTGGCGGTCTCGGCGCGGTGCTCATCGGCGGCGAAATGCGCGCGCATCCGCTGCGCACGTTGATCGGCATTCTCGCGATTGCCGCGGGCGTCGCGATGGGCTACGCCGTGCAGTTGATCAATCGCGCGGCGCTCAACGAATTGTCGGCCACCGTCAACTCGCTGATGGGCAACGCCGATCTCGAACTGCGCGGCCCGCGCGCGGGCTTCGACGAGGCGCTGTATCCGCGGATTGCCCGTTTGCCCGAGGTCGCGGCGGCCAGCCCCGTGGTCGAAGTCGACGCGCGCGTGGCGGGACGCGACGAGCCGCTGAAGCTGCTGGGCGTCGATGTATTTCGCGCAGGCTACGTCACGCCGAATCTCGTCGGGCGCGTGGAGCGCGGCAGTCGCGCCAATGGCACAACGGCCAACACCCTCGATCTGCTCGACCCCGACACCGTGTTTCTCTCGCCCGCCGCGCTGAGCTGGCTCGCGCTCAAGCCCGGCGACACGCTCACGTTACAGGTCGGGCTCGCAACGCTCGCGCTGCGCGTCGCGGGCGTGTTGCCCGCGTCGGGCGATGCGGTGCGCGTCGGCGTGATGGACATCGGCGCCGCGCAATGGCGCTTGCAGCGGCTCGGCACGCTCGGGCGCATCGACATCAAGCTCAAGCCGGGCGTCGATGCCGAAGCGTTCGCGCAGGCGATCGCGCCGCGCTTGCCCGCGGGTGTCTCCGCCGTCACGCCGCGCGACAACGCGCACCGCACCTCGATGCTCTCGCGTGCCTATCGCGCGAATCTCAACGTGCTCGCGCTCGTCGCGCTGTTCACGGGCGCGTTCCTCGTCTTCACGATGCAGGCGCTCGCCGTGCTGCGGCGCCGCGCGCAGTTTGCGCTGCTGCGCGCGATCGGCGTGACGCGGCGGGGCGTGCTGTGGCTCGTCGTCGCGGAGGGCGCGATCCTCGGCGTGCTCGGCGCCGCCGCGGGTCTCGCGATCGGCTTTGCGCTCGCGGCCGCCGTGCTCCGTTACGCGGGCGGCGACCTGGGCGGCGGCTATTTCGAAGGCGTTCAGCCGCGCGTGCAATTCGATGCGACGTCCGCGGCGATATTCTTCGCGCTGGGCGTGGCCGCGGCCGTGCTCGGCAGTCTCGCGCCGGCGCTCGAAGCGGCGAGGGCGCGACCCGCGCGAGCGCTGAAGGCGGGCGACGAGGAAGCGCCGGCCGCACGCTTGCGTAAGCGGCGCGTCGTCACGGCCGCGCTGCTCGCGATCGCCGCCGGGCTCGTCGCGGCGCTATTGCCGCCCTTGGCCGGCTTGCCGGTGTTCGGCTATCTCTCCATCGCACTGCTGCTGCTGGGCGGCGTGCTCGCGATGCCGGCAATCGCGCGCGCGGTGTTCACGGTGCTGCCGCGCTCGAATCATGCCGTGCCGCAACTCGTGCTGGCGCAGCTCGCCAATGCTCCCGGCCGCGCGACGATCGGCCTCGCGGGCATCGTCACGAGTTTCAGCCTGATGACGGCGATGGCGATCATGGTGTCGAGCTTTCGCGTCGCCGTCGACGACTGGCTGCAATTGCTGTTGCCCGCGCCGCTCTATCTGCGCTCGGCACCCGGCGGCGACAGTGCGTTCCTCTCGCCAGGCGATCAGGCAGCCATCGCGGCCACGCCCGGCGTCGTGCGCGCCGAGTTTCTGCGTGCGACACAAATCTCGCTCGACGCTCGACTGCCGCCCGTCAGCCTGCTCGCGCGGCCGATCGATGCGCGCAATCCCGCCGCTCGTCTGCCGCTCACGGGCGCGCCGCTCGTGCCGCAGCCGGGCGACCCGCCGCCCGTGTGGATCAGCGAAGCGGCCGCCGATCTGTACGGGATGCATCCAGGCCAGCGCATCACGTTGCCGCTGGCGGGGCAGCGCCTGCCATTCACGGTGGCCGGCATTTGGCGCGATTACGCACGCCAGTTCGGCGCCATCGTGATCGACGCCAACGACTATCGCCGCCTGACTGGCGACATACGCGTGACCGACGCCGCCTTATGGCTCGCACCGGGCGTGGCGCCGGCGCAGGCGATCGCGCACTTGCGCGAGAGCGTGCGCGGCGGCCAGCGGCTGCAGTTCGCGCAGCCTGGCGAGATCCGCGCGGCGAGTCTGCGGATTTTCGATCGCAGCTTCGCCGTGACGTATCTGCTGGAAGCGGTGGCGGTGATCATCGGACTGTTCGGCGTTGGCGCGAGCTTCGGCTCGCAGGCGCTGGCCCGCACGCGCGAGTTCGGCATGCTGCGGCACATCGGCGTGACGCGCCGCCAGATCGCCCTCATGCTCGCGATGGAGGGCGCGCTCGTGGCGCTGCTCGGCGTGCTCGCCGGGCTCACGCTGGGCCTGGGTCTCGCGATGGTGCTCGTGCATGTCGTGAACCCGCAGTCGTTTCACTGGACGATGAGCGTGCACATGCCGTGGGGGCTGCTGGCTGCGCTGGCGCTGGCGGTCGTCGTGGCCGCCGCGCTCACGGCGCTCCTGAGTTCGCGCGCGGCGATGTCGGTGGATGCGGTGCGCGCCGTACGCGACGACTGGTGA
- a CDS encoding lipocalin-like domain-containing protein — MRRRTFLLWPLAALTQNAAWAGMPQYPAVTSGQPLVFPRDYGAHSSYRNEWWYVTGWLQTDAGASLGFEATFFRSRPALDEANPSRFAPDQLLFANVALSDPRAGSLQHDQRVARRGFGLAGASETDTAVHIDDWSLARNVDGRYRLSVATAGFGFAFTLAPAQPVLVNGADGYSRKGPLPQEASYYYSQPWLQVEGTLERRDRARGKGERVRGQAWLDHEWSSAPLADEAVGWDWIGINFDDGGALMALQIRDKAGRKFWAGGTLRAADGSTHALSPESIRFTPLRRWRSPHTGAAYPVAMRVDAQDRHLTLAPLMDDQEFDSRATTGAVYWEGAVTAFEAIEADAGTAKPAVKPVGRGYLELTGYVQRLEL, encoded by the coding sequence ATGAGAAGACGCACGTTCCTTTTGTGGCCGCTGGCCGCCCTGACGCAAAACGCTGCGTGGGCGGGCATGCCGCAATATCCCGCGGTCACGAGCGGACAGCCGCTGGTGTTCCCGCGCGACTATGGCGCGCATTCGAGCTATCGCAACGAATGGTGGTATGTCACGGGCTGGCTGCAAACGGATGCCGGTGCATCGCTGGGCTTCGAGGCAACCTTCTTTCGCTCGCGTCCCGCGCTCGACGAGGCGAACCCGAGCCGCTTCGCGCCGGATCAATTGCTGTTCGCCAACGTGGCGCTGAGCGATCCGCGCGCGGGCAGCCTGCAGCACGATCAGCGCGTTGCGCGGCGCGGCTTCGGGTTGGCCGGCGCGAGCGAGACGGACACGGCGGTTCATATCGACGACTGGTCGCTCGCGCGCAATGTGGACGGCCGCTACCGCCTGAGCGTGGCTACGGCCGGTTTCGGGTTCGCCTTCACGTTGGCGCCGGCACAGCCCGTGCTCGTCAATGGCGCTGACGGGTACAGCCGCAAGGGTCCACTGCCGCAAGAGGCCAGCTACTACTACAGCCAGCCGTGGCTGCAAGTCGAAGGCACGCTCGAACGCCGGGACCGTGCACGCGGCAAAGGGGAGCGCGTGCGCGGGCAGGCGTGGCTCGATCACGAATGGTCGTCGGCGCCGCTTGCCGACGAAGCCGTTGGCTGGGATTGGATCGGGATCAATTTCGATGACGGCGGCGCGCTGATGGCGTTGCAGATCCGCGATAAGGCAGGGCGCAAGTTCTGGGCGGGCGGCACGCTGCGCGCCGCCGATGGAAGCACGCATGCGCTATCGCCGGAAAGCATTCGCTTCACGCCGCTGCGCCGCTGGCGTTCGCCGCATACCGGCGCGGCGTATCCGGTCGCGATGCGCGTCGATGCGCAGGACCGGCATCTGACGCTCGCGCCGCTCATGGACGATCAGGAGTTCGACAGCCGTGCGACGACTGGCGCGGTGTACTGGGAGGGCGCAGTGACGGCCTTCGAGGCCATCGAGGCGGATGCAGGCACGGCAAAGCCTGCTGTCAAACCGGTCGGACGCGGCTATCTCGAGCTCACGGGCTATGTCCAGCGACTCGAGCTCTAG